The Pantoea vagans genome includes a window with the following:
- a CDS encoding M48 family metallopeptidase, producing the protein MSLIYLQGYPENILEQVQLLIDNQRLGSFLQERYPDTHDVVSDQALYDYTQAMKSRYMRSAPPVSKVIWDNKIKVMKHALGLHTAISRVQGGNLKAKAEIRISTFFRLAPEPFLRMIVVHELAHLKEKEHDKAFYQLCCHMEPDYHQLEFDARLWMTDQAMRGNAA; encoded by the coding sequence ATGTCATTAATCTATCTGCAGGGTTACCCTGAAAACATCCTCGAACAGGTGCAGTTGCTGATTGATAATCAGCGATTAGGCAGCTTTTTGCAGGAACGTTATCCCGATACCCACGATGTAGTCAGCGATCAGGCACTTTACGATTACACCCAAGCGATGAAAAGCCGCTATATGCGCAGCGCGCCGCCAGTGAGCAAAGTGATTTGGGATAACAAAATTAAGGTGATGAAACATGCGCTTGGGCTGCACACGGCCATTTCACGCGTGCAGGGTGGCAATCTGAAAGCCAAAGCCGAGATTCGCATCTCGACCTTCTTCCGCCTGGCGCCGGAGCCTTTTCTGCGCATGATCGTGGTGCACGAACTCGCGCACCTGAAAGAGAAAGAGCACGATAAAGCGTTTTATCAACTCTGCTGCCATATGGAACCGGATTACCACCAGCTGGAGTTTGATGCGCGCCTGTGGATGACAGACCAGGCGATGCGCGGCAACGCGGCTTAA
- the rlmG gene encoding 23S rRNA (guanine(1835)-N(2))-methyltransferase RlmG → MSQFELTDRTLTLQRFPPMREESPLQAWDSADEYLLQQALPEGPVLVFNDNFGALTCGLGNREVWHVSDSWLSQMAAKQNLRLNEMDEDQVHFIDSLAPLPAAPAAVLIKIPKALALLEHQLRALRKVVTPDTLIIGAAKAKDIHNSTQQLFDRILGESKTSLAWKKARLIYCTFTEPKLPEVSDTTVWPLDDSSYQIHNHANVFSRGSLDVGARFFMQHLPSDIEGEILDLGCGNGVIGLLALEQNPNAEVLFYDESYMAVASSQLNVEVNRPQDLARCQFRVNNVLSGFPSDRLHAVLCNPPFHQQHAVTDHLAWQMLRDAKRCLQYGGELRIVGNRHLGYHVKMKKLFGNCELVASNAKFVVLRSVKLR, encoded by the coding sequence ATGAGCCAATTTGAACTGACCGATCGCACGCTGACGTTGCAGCGCTTCCCGCCAATGCGTGAAGAAAGCCCGTTACAGGCGTGGGATTCCGCCGATGAATACCTGTTGCAGCAAGCCCTGCCAGAAGGACCGGTGTTGGTGTTCAACGACAATTTTGGCGCCTTGACCTGTGGATTGGGCAACCGTGAAGTCTGGCACGTGAGCGATTCCTGGCTCAGCCAGATGGCGGCGAAACAGAACCTGCGTCTGAATGAGATGGATGAAGATCAGGTGCACTTTATCGATAGCCTGGCGCCACTGCCGGCCGCGCCTGCCGCCGTACTGATCAAAATCCCGAAAGCGCTGGCGCTGTTAGAGCATCAACTGCGTGCGCTGCGCAAAGTGGTCACGCCTGATACGCTGATCATCGGCGCGGCAAAAGCCAAAGACATTCATAATTCCACGCAACAGCTGTTTGACCGTATCCTCGGTGAGAGCAAAACGTCACTGGCGTGGAAGAAAGCCCGTCTGATTTATTGCACCTTCACGGAACCGAAATTGCCGGAGGTATCAGACACAACGGTTTGGCCACTGGATGATTCGTCTTACCAGATCCATAACCACGCCAACGTCTTCTCACGCGGTTCGCTGGATGTCGGCGCACGCTTCTTTATGCAGCATCTGCCATCAGATATTGAAGGTGAAATCCTCGATCTGGGCTGCGGTAACGGCGTGATTGGTTTACTGGCGCTGGAGCAGAACCCGAATGCCGAGGTGCTGTTCTATGACGAATCCTACATGGCGGTGGCGTCCAGCCAGCTCAATGTGGAAGTGAACCGTCCGCAGGATCTGGCGCGCTGCCAGTTCCGCGTTAACAACGTGCTGAGTGGCTTCCCGTCGGATCGTCTGCACGCCGTGCTGTGTAATCCACCGTTCCACCAGCAGCACGCGGTGACCGATCATCTGGCCTGGCAAATGCTGCGCGATGCCAAACGTTGCCTGCAATATGGCGGCGAATTGCGCATTGTTGGCAACCGTCACCTCGGTTATCACGTCAAAATGAAAAAGCTGTTTGGCAACTGTGAGCTGGTGGCGTCCAATGCCAAATTTGTGGTGCTGCGCTCGGTTAAACTGCGTTAA